The following DNA comes from Anaerostipes rhamnosivorans.
AGATAGGGATAAGGGGCGAGTTTTTGCTGCCGCTTAAAGTAATCCATCAGATAGTCATAAGACTGTTTCTGGCTTTTGGATAGCTTCTTGTAGTTAAATCCCTTGAGCTTTTGTATCTCCTTCTTACAGTTGGCTTCGGCCTGGTCAAGATCCTTAAGGTCTATGTTGCCCAGATTGGCCTTTTTGGCCTTGATGCCGTAGCGCTCTGGATGTGCAAGGGTATAATGCAGATTGACCGTGTTGGAATTGACGTCTTCCTTGAAAAGCTGGTTCAAATAGGAGTCAAACTTCTGCCGGTCCGATGCTTTGTCTTTGGTGGATTCTGATTCTTCTGCTGTGGAGGTGCTGCCGGGATCTGATCCTTTGGAACAGCCGGTAAATGCCACCATGACAGCCATGGTAAATGCAAGAAACTTACGATATGTATATTTATGCATAAGAATCCTTTCTGAATAGAATCTCTTAGATACTATTATACTATTTTTTGAAGGAAAAAAATAGACTATCTTTGCAAGATGTACTATAATAAAACACAGTATAATGCGAAATTGGAGGAGAAACATGAGCAAGGAACCATATTATATAACAACTGCGATTACTTATACATCTGGCAAGCCTCACATCGGGAATACTTATGAGATCATCTTGGCAGATAGTATTGCCAGATATAAAAGAATGGAAGGTCATGACGTATTTTTTCAGACCGGTACCGATGAGCATGGACAGAAGGTGGAATTAAAAGCAGCCGAGCAGGGTGTGACACCGAAAGAGTTTGTGGATGACGTGGCAGGAGAGATCAAACGGATCTGGGATTTGATGAATACTTCTTATGATAAGTTTATCCGTACAACAGATGCAGACCATGAAGCCCAGGTACAGAAGATTTTTAAAAAGCTGTATGAGCAGGGTGATATTTATAAGGATCACTATGAGGGACTTTACTGTACCCCGTGTGAGTCATTTTTCACAGAAAGCCAGCTCGTGGACGGCAAATGTCCTGACTGCGGACGGGAAGTCCAGCCGGCCAAGGAAGAGGCGTATTTCTTAAAACTCAGCAAATATGCGGACAGGCTCATTGAGCACATCAATACCCATCCGGAATTTATTCAGCCGGAGTCCAGAAAAAATGAGATGATGAACAACTTCCTGCTCCCGGGACTTCAGGACTTGTGTGTGTCCAGGACCTCCTTTAAGTGGGGAATCCCGGTAGATTTTGATGAGGGGCATGTGGTCTATGTATGGCTAGACGCACTGACCAACTACATCACTGGTATCGGATATGACTGTGACGGAAACAGCACAGAACAGTTCAACAAGTTCTGGCCGGCGGACCTGCATCTGATCGGAAAAGACATCATCCGTTTCCATACAATCTACTGGCCGATCATCCTGATGGCACTTGACCTTCCGCTTCCAAAGCAGGTATTTGGACATCCGTGGCTGTTACAGGGTGACGGTAAGATGAGCAAGTCAAAAGGAAATGTTCTGTACGCAGATGATCTGGCTGATATGTTCAGCGTGGATGCGGTGCGCTATTTTGTCCTCCATGAAATGCCGTTTGAACATGACGGTGTGATCTCATGGGAGCTGATGGTTGAGCGTATGAACTCTGATCTTGCTAACACCTTAGGCAATCTTGTGAACCGCACCATTTCCATGTCCAACAAATACTTTGATGGAGTCGTGGAAGATAAGGGTGTTGTGGATGAGTTTGACGACCAGCTGAAAGCTGTGGTAACCGGTGCCAGAGATAAGGTCCAGAAAAAGATGGACGTGCTCAAGGTGGCAGATGCCATGACAGAGATCTTTAATGTATTCAAGCGCTGCAACAAGTATATTGATGAAACCATGCCGTGGGTGCTGGCAAAGGATGAAGAAAAGAAAGACCGTCTCGCAACGGTATTATATAATTTGGTGGAAGGTATTTTAACCGGGGCAGCATTGCTGGAGCCATATATGCCAGAGACTGCAGGAAAGATCTTAAAACAGCTGAATGCGGAACCTAGAAGCTTTGAGGATCTGACCACATTTGGCCATTATAAGAGCGGTACGAAAGTGACAGAAAAGCCTGAGATCCTTTTTGCGCGGCTTGATGAAGAAGAGGTGCTCAAACAGGCGGAAGAGCTGATGAACAAGCAGGCACAGGCGGCAGCAGGTCCTGTGATCGATATTGAGCCAAAAGAAGAAATCACCTTTGACGAGTTCGGAAAGATGCAGTTCCAGGTAGGTGAGATCATTGCCTGCGAGGAAGTCAAAAAGTCCAAGAAGCTGCTCTGCTCCCAGGTGCGCGTGGGAAGTGAAGTGAAGCAGATCGTTTCTGGTATCAAGGCCTATTATAAGCCGGAAGAGATGGTCGGCAAAAAAGTCATGGTCTTAGTAAACTTAAAGCCTGCTAAGCTTGCAGGTGTTTTATCTGAGGGAATGCTTTTGTGTGCTGAGAATGAAAAGGGAGAACTGGCCCTGGTAGTGCCGGAAAAAGACATGCCAGCAGGGGCAGAGATCTGCTAGAAATATTGATAAAAGAAAAGAACCTTGTGCAGACTATGGGCAGGGTTCTTTTTCAATAAGATGTTGATAATTTACAAATATTGTTATATTATTTAGAGAGAGCAGCTGTTAAAGGGTGGATGGCCTTCATTCTACATAGGATGGAGGTGGTGGCTATGAAACATTTTGACTTTAAAGATTTAATGTCTTTTGGAATGTTTCTTCTGGCATTGCTGACATTCATATATATGATATGTCATTAATTTAGAAAAGCGAAAAACCACCCTTATTACCTGGTCGTTATAAGGTGGTTTTTCATGTACTTTTATAATGGCCATCCCAGATTGGGACAGCTGCTCTTTACTGTATATTTACTATATCACAGACAATCATCTTTTTCAACGTGAGAAGGAAAAAATAGGTTATGATAGTTGAGATTACAGAAGAACTGGAAAGCGGGCTTACAGAAGCTGAACGGCAGGTGATAGAGTATATCAATCAACATGAAGATCAGTTTTTAAAGCTGACGATCACTGAACTCGCCGAAAAGAGTTTCACCTCCCCTCCGACTGTCTCAAGGGCTGTGAGGAAGTGTGGGTATAACGGTCTCTCGGAGCTGCGCTATAAACTTTCTGCAAAGATAGAAGATATGGTGGAGGGAGAGATTGTCAATGAGATTTTTCAGAAGTCTGTCACGGAGTGCATGAAAACCATTGAGATACTGAAAGCGGAGACGATTCTCAAGGTGGTGCGTTTTATTAAGACTGCCCGAAAGATTTATATCATTGCTAGAGGTTCTACCGCATGGATTGCCAAAGATGTGGAACTGCAGCTTCAGCTGCTTGGGTATAATGCCTATATGCTGTCAGATTCAGAGGTTATGAAAAAGTCGGATAAGCTCTTCAGGCAGGGAGACCTGATCATTATTTTTTCTATAAAGAACAGTACGCCGGAGCTGCTGTTGACTGCCCAAAATGCGAAGAAGGTAGGTGCAAATGTGGTGACCTGCTGCTGTCTGCCAAAGACAGATTTAGAAGATTATTCAGACTTGTCTGTCCTGGGATATAACCAGAGAAACAAAACCATCGAGGACTTTGATATCGTATCCAGGCTTCCATTGCAGATCATTGCAAGAACGCTGATTGATTATTTGAATCTTTGAGGATGGACTAAAATTACTGTTGACAATAATTACTAAAAAGGGTATTATAAAAGCAGTAAGAAAATAGAAGTATGTCCACTGTGACAGAGAAACCCCCGGAGACCATTACTCTCCGGGGGTTTTTTATTAACTGTCTTTTCTTCTATGATCCAGCCATTTATGGATGTAGTAATTTACTATAGTTGACATGACTGACATAAGAAAACGAAGTATGTATTCCACTGTGTCACCTCCTTTCAGCTGGAAAGAATCGACAGCAATTTCATTATATAATTAATCTTTTGTTTTGTATATATAAACTGTAAAAAAAGTAAATAAATAGTAATAATGCAAGAGCGTGAAAAGGGAGATACTGGGTTTTCACGCTCTCTTTTTGTGTAAACACAGTCATTTCTCCGGTATTTCAACTGATATACATCGACAGCGTCATCCTTAACAAGAAAACATTTTCAGCGCTGCCCTGCTATGATGGATTTATAAAAGAAAAGGAGGAATGGCAATGGTTGGAATTTTGATTGCAACCCATGGAGGATTCGCGGAAGGACTGTTAAATGCGGTGGAACTGATCGCTGGAGAACAAAACCAGGTGAAGACCATCGGACTGTATCATGGTGACGGAATAGATGAGCTTGAACAAAAAATCAGGACGGCAGTAAAAGAGCTGGACGATGGTGACGGAGTACTGGGATTTGTGGATATCTTAGGTGGTAGTCCATCCAATATGGTGATGAAATGTATGGCGGACACAAAGAATTTTAAAGCAATCGCAGGCGTCAGCATGGGAATGGTGGTACAGGCTGTGATGATGAGAGATCAATGCGGCTTAGATGAGCTGGCTGACCTATGCGAGGAAGCAGGAAACCAGCCTGTAGTGCTGCTGCATAAGCAGTATGAAGAGATGCTTGAAGATACAGAGATGGATGAGATCTAGGAGGGAAAAAGATGCAGGGAATAGTTTTGACAAGGATTGATGACAGACTGATTCATGGACAGGTGATGACTTCATGGCTCAACTTTACAAGTGCCAACAAGATCATGGTCATTGATGACCAGTCAGCGGCTGATCCATTTATGAAAACTGTTTTAAAAAATGCGGTTCCGGGAAATGTGGGGCTTGGTGTGTTTACAGCCCAAAAAGCTGCCGCAAGGTTGAAGAAGGGCTTCAAACCTGAGGATAAGGTCATTATCTTAGTAAAATATCCGAGGACCATATTAAGCCTTATGGAGCAGGGAATCGCTTTTGACCATTTGAATATCGGCGGTATGGGAGCAGGCAAGGGAAGAGAAAAATTTTATAAAAACATATCCGCTTCCGAAGAAGAAAAAGATATCCTAAAAAAAATCATAGACAGCGGCTGCCAGACAGAAATCCAGATCATAGCGGAAGATGCAAAAGTAGATGTGGCAAAATTACTATGACATGTTCCACATGATTTCCGTTCAGGTAGGCGGTGCCTTTTTGGTAATAAATTTTTCATATCCAACAAATAAACTGGCGTTATTCAATGAAGGTTATTCAGCAAAATAGAGACAGTGATAAATAACTTCTATATATTTTAGAAAAGAAAGGTGGATTTATTATGAGTATTTCAGTTGTTCAGGCAATTCTCATTGGAATTGTATATTATCTGGGAATCAACGGAACCCCTTGGCTTACCCTTCTGGGAAGTACGATCATTCAGAAGCCTCTGGTTTCCGGTGTCCTGGTAGGTTTTATCCTTGGTGATCCAGTCCAGGGAGCTATCATCGGTGCGGCGAT
Coding sequences within:
- the metG gene encoding methionine--tRNA ligase gives rise to the protein MSKEPYYITTAITYTSGKPHIGNTYEIILADSIARYKRMEGHDVFFQTGTDEHGQKVELKAAEQGVTPKEFVDDVAGEIKRIWDLMNTSYDKFIRTTDADHEAQVQKIFKKLYEQGDIYKDHYEGLYCTPCESFFTESQLVDGKCPDCGREVQPAKEEAYFLKLSKYADRLIEHINTHPEFIQPESRKNEMMNNFLLPGLQDLCVSRTSFKWGIPVDFDEGHVVYVWLDALTNYITGIGYDCDGNSTEQFNKFWPADLHLIGKDIIRFHTIYWPIILMALDLPLPKQVFGHPWLLQGDGKMSKSKGNVLYADDLADMFSVDAVRYFVLHEMPFEHDGVISWELMVERMNSDLANTLGNLVNRTISMSNKYFDGVVEDKGVVDEFDDQLKAVVTGARDKVQKKMDVLKVADAMTEIFNVFKRCNKYIDETMPWVLAKDEEKKDRLATVLYNLVEGILTGAALLEPYMPETAGKILKQLNAEPRSFEDLTTFGHYKSGTKVTEKPEILFARLDEEEVLKQAEELMNKQAQAAAGPVIDIEPKEEITFDEFGKMQFQVGEIIACEEVKKSKKLLCSQVRVGSEVKQIVSGIKAYYKPEEMVGKKVMVLVNLKPAKLAGVLSEGMLLCAENEKGELALVVPEKDMPAGAEIC
- a CDS encoding MurR/RpiR family transcriptional regulator — its product is MIVEITEELESGLTEAERQVIEYINQHEDQFLKLTITELAEKSFTSPPTVSRAVRKCGYNGLSELRYKLSAKIEDMVEGEIVNEIFQKSVTECMKTIEILKAETILKVVRFIKTARKIYIIARGSTAWIAKDVELQLQLLGYNAYMLSDSEVMKKSDKLFRQGDLIIIFSIKNSTPELLLTAQNAKKVGANVVTCCCLPKTDLEDYSDLSVLGYNQRNKTIEDFDIVSRLPLQIIARTLIDYLNL
- a CDS encoding PTS sugar transporter subunit IIA — translated: MVGILIATHGGFAEGLLNAVELIAGEQNQVKTIGLYHGDGIDELEQKIRTAVKELDDGDGVLGFVDILGGSPSNMVMKCMADTKNFKAIAGVSMGMVVQAVMMRDQCGLDELADLCEEAGNQPVVLLHKQYEEMLEDTEMDEI
- a CDS encoding PTS sugar transporter subunit IIB yields the protein MQGIVLTRIDDRLIHGQVMTSWLNFTSANKIMVIDDQSAADPFMKTVLKNAVPGNVGLGVFTAQKAAARLKKGFKPEDKVIILVKYPRTILSLMEQGIAFDHLNIGGMGAGKGREKFYKNISASEEEKDILKKIIDSGCQTEIQIIAEDAKVDVAKLL